The DNA sequence AAGCATGGCTTATAATGTAGCTACGTTATTTGTGGGAGTTAATTCTACTTTGAATCCTGTGTTGTACTGCTTGAGAATCACTGAACTGCGCCAAGCACTGATTCGCACTGTAGCAGATGTACGCCGGGCACTGGTCTAAGCCCACAGCCTTGGGGTTCAGCACTGTTGTATGTCTGGTTCGCACTTCAAATTAGGAACAAGGTCAACAATGTTGGCGCTGTTTCCACTGTACTTATAATAAGCATCATAGTATTGGCTAAAGATAACAATGTTGACTACACATGATAACACACTATTGTTGGCTACCAATAGTAGTGTTTGCTACACACTGCATTGGCGAAAGGGAATGAATATTCTCTTGTCTTTTGttcttttatgttttttgttttcaaatgtaTAATATGCAGGTGTTGCCAATATACAAAGAAGCTTTATTGATATAGTACTGTATTACTATAATGTGGCATGTGTGTAAACACCTCTGTGACACGGAAGGGTTTCCACCTGGTGCGTTCACACACGAGATGGGTACCCTTTGTCCAGTCAATTACAGCTAGAAAAAGCCTCAAATGGTGTCAGCGGTATCATCTCGCGGTGAACCTTTGTTGTGATATAAGCTCTGTGTCTGGACAAACACGAAACCATAAATAACTAAATTAACGTTTACAATTCGTAAATACGAATACAATTCTAGTTGAGTTCCCTTGTGTTTTCATAGTTAAGTTATTTTTCCACGTATTTCTGCAACTTATTTCAAGGTTTCAAAGTCCGGCGACCAACCATGATTGTTAAATTCATTTAATCAATGGAAATGTATAATAAGAAACGTAGAAATgtcgttttatttttattttcaaccgTAACTTCGACTTGACAATGCTACGCTCGCTGCCGTGGCCACCTTGGGATAATAACCAATTCGGCAATAATTAAAGAAGTCGATTGACATAAATATTATCAGccaattgtttttttacaaaacataCTTCAAtgctttttaaaacaaaacggGAACATCTCTCCTAGGAGTAGtacttttcaattttcaaaattctgCGAACTCGTAATTTCCAACTGCTATACCCACTTTCCGTCGGTTTCCTTCCGTCATTCATTCTAACAGAATtacatttggtgcttttttatTGGTCAGCGACTTGCGGAGAAAAGGCGTTATTTGAAATCGGTATTTCAAGTCAGTGTTTTGAATAACGGAATCCAAAAGGTGATTTAGTTGTTTGATACAGTCAGCGAGAATAAATGTTGAAAACCGCCGCGTTCATCAGGAAGCCGTCGTTATAATAGGACGTTTTCTATCTCCTTTTATCACTTGGCCCACCTTTTGTAGTCTGGGATACCTTTGTGTCTGCTTCTATGCTTTTGAGCAGCAAATTTCCTTCAGTTCTTTTTTCACAGCGACTTTAAATTTCTCGCTACGCAATGCGTAGATGTAAGCGTTTATTGCAGAGCTAAAATTCACTAATGCCACAGTCCATAGCTTAACCTTCTCGTTCGCAGGATCTGTCAGATTTGTAGCGCTAAACGGAACATAACATACTACAAAGGTCACCGTTATAATAGCTGTGGTAGTCGAGGCCTTGTGTTCACGCATGAGCCTGGAACCGATAATACTTTTGTTGTAAGCAACCGAGGTAAACTGTGCTTGGATCGCGTTTTTGTGTCTCACGGCGACACGGTACACCCTTACATAGATCATTAACACTGCCAGAATAGTTAGATACTGAATTATCGCCTCAGTGGATTCGTATTTGTCTGTGTTAAACACGAGTCCTTGAATGACTGATATGACACAAAGCAAACAAATGATTACTAAAAGCCTCGTCTTTGTAGCCAAGGCGTTGTAGCGGAAAGGGTAAGTTATTTCTACAAGCCGGTTCACTGCTATGGCAAACAGAAGATTAAAAGAACATTGAACTAGTATACCAAACACATCGTCTTCGAAATCTTGTAATAGGGGACTCTCACTGTCTTTGTAAAGCAGATAAATAAACACAGGTTGTACGACAGAACACACGACCAAGTCGACTAAAGAAAGTGACGCAATGAAGATATTCATGCCTCGCTGGAAGTCCGTGTTTTTGACAACTATCACCAGAACTGCAAGATTTCCCAGAACTCCTACAACCGCGGATAGGCCACTCAAAATCGTCAGTGAAATCACGTGTGCAAGTCCAGTTACCATTTTACCAATCTTTTCTTCGGAAGGACTTGATTTTCCGTGATATTTCTTTCTAAAAGGCCGAAGGATGTTCACAGTTGTCGATGCTGGCGTCCAAGAACCATTGACCTTTCATATACAGAAGCAGCTTTTTATGCCATATTGTATTTCACCGCTTCCAAGTGTGCTGTAAACGTAATTAAAGAAGCTTTCTTGGCATTGTGGATTATTAAATTAAGTAtagtaaaaaaaggaaattaatTGGAGCATTTCTCATAGATATTTGATGTTTATAAGCTAATTTAGACACCGGATTTTCGTAATGAAAAGACTCAAACCCCTGCAACTTTACGCCCTTTAGCAATTCCTCTTTAAAAGTTATTTGAAGGGGCACAGAATTGTAgactgtttttgacataacatAAGAGAATACTATTTCCGAAGACAATTGTTTTCGTAGAATAATTATTAGTCTTGACAAAGTATATGCGGTTTCACGTACCTTTCGCGTTTTGTAGTTTGTGTTTATTTCTTGTTTAAAGGCCGAGAATTCATTGCTTGCACTAAAGTCGCTGTGTTTTTATCTGGCCTAGAACTTGTTTTGAAaagctgtgtttgtttttggcccttttatagtgcccATTACCTAAGAAATGTCAGTTGCTGAATTGCTACTCGCTCGCGAATGATTAACATTCATACACAATCAGGCAAAATAATTAGTTTTTGCAGGGAATATGAGAAGGTTTCAATACTTAAAATCGACAAAAAGAACCAAATTAGTTTTTTGGCATCTGTTGAAACCGTCAATTTGAACGGTTGGAAAATCAGCTCAATCGTTTCTGGTGAAAAAAGACGTATACTCAGACAAGAGTaaacattgaaaacaaattgTCTAGATTCTATTTTTAAGCTGGAGTTTCAGAATATGTTAACATGTATTTTGCATTCGTTGCTGTGCTAGGCTGGTGTTATTCTGCGCTTGTGTATCTTAGACTATGAATCCTACTCTGGTTTACACTTGATCTTTACCTTAACCTTGACATTTTAAACTAATTCAGACTGCCTTATCAGCATTTCAAGTACAAATGCCAAAAGCACTACTGTTTTGGAACTTTTTCTGTCTACGTAAAAAAGGGTttatgtttgaaaaataattttagatTTTGACGACAGGAAAAACTCTTGCTATAATTAtgaaaaaactaaaaacaagaAATTCGACAAAAATAGGAGAGTTCTTTTCTTGATACCTATCCCCGTTTAATCTACGTTCCAGAGTTTCTCACATCGAAGCACAACGAAGGCATGACGATCGAATCCCAACTGTCTTGacaatatctaaaaaaattacacTGACACAAAACATGCGTttcatttgttttaaaattctCTTTCCTTTTTGCTCTCTTTGCCTGACATTCTCAATTTTCAAACCTGCCTCTGATGTAGTTAGTTAGCTGTCTCCTATACGTCTCCCATAAAGTGCTTCCTATAATATCCATTTAgtcaataaattattttttgcagGGGATGTCAAAAGTGTTTGGAGGAATGCAGCACCACAGAATTGCTCAGGTACGTAGCCAATATCAACTGGGCGTTCACAGGACAGACCAGAAATTTGTTTTATCCGACATTCTGAACAAGCAGTTTTTTTGTTAAAGTttgttaaaatttattttaaaccttgtcaaaaaaaattcaagcatCATGCTTTTGTCATTTTGGGGGGTTGCCTGGGTAGTGCGCGCCAAACTGTACTGCTGTGCAAAGTTTAAtaccatatttttttagtgcCGAGTTGTGAAAATTACCATTATGAATGAGCCAGTGCCGGTACAGGTGGACGGAGAAGCCTGGATGCAGCCGCCAGGTTATATTAAGATCATCCACAAGAACCGCGCACAGATGCTCGTCAGAGATAGGGTGGGTTTGACAATTACCATATGTACACACTTGTCAGGGTTATGGTGGGTTTGAAAATTACCATATGTACACACTTGTCAGGGGTAGGGTAGGTTGGACCATGAACATACTCACACATTTGTCAGGGGTAGGGTAGGTTTGACGATGACCATACACACACACTTGTCAGGGGTAGGGTAGGTTAGACGATTACCATTCTAACAACACTTGtcaggggtagggtgggtttGACGATTAACACACTCACACACTTGtcaggggtagggtgggtttGACGAAGACCATACTCACACACTTGtcaggggtagggtgggtttGACGATGACCATACTCACACACTTGtcaggggtagggtgggtttGACGATTAACACACTCACACACTTGTCAGGGGTAGGGTAGGTTTGATTATGACCATACGCAGGGTCAGAGATAGATtaggaaaacaataacaatgccCGGATGATTATTAGTGGTAGGGTACTTGAAAAATTACCTTGAAAGACGCTTGTCTGGCGTAGGGTAGGTCCACTGAAATCCGCAAAGATGGCCGTCAGTGGTAGCGTAGGTTTGACAATAACCACGTGCAGATGCTTGTCAGGGCTAGGGTCGGGAACAAACATTTTCAAGGAAACAACGAGAGCAGTTTTATTTGATTGTGTTATGTTTTAGGCGTTTGAGAGCTCGCTAAAGCTATGGACTGAAATCCAACAGGAGCGCAACGCTCTGACGACAGATGAGGAGATGGAGATACTTAGATTGCTAAGCGTTGCTATGATGCGACTCATAAGAACGTAAGGCGACACCTTTGTCATCATTTACATCAGTCATTAGACACATCAGTCATTAGACACATCAGTCATCAGACACATCAGTCATCAGACACATCAGTCATTAGATACATCAGTCATCAGACACACCAGTCATTAGACACATCAGTCATCAGACGCATCAGTCATCAGACACATCAGTCATTAGACACATCAGTCATTAGACACATCAGTCATTAGACACATCAGCCATCAGACACATCAGTCATCAGACACATCAGTCATTCTACACATCAGCCAACAGACACATCAGTCATCAGACACATCAGTCATTAGACACAATAGTCAATAGTCAGACGCGCCTTCAGATACATAGTCATTCGGCGCTCGTGTAAACATGGTGCTGTTTTGTTTTCTAGCGTAAAAGGCACGTGTGAAGACAACCCTAACTCGGACTTGTACGAATGGGCCACTGCCAGCGCGCACTCGATAGAGAAGATCTTCCCTGAAGGTCGAGCTGTTGAGGTAAGAAGACGCCAAGCATACGATGAGCAAACATCCACGCTCAACACCTAAAAAAATGAGGTGTTTGTATAGCGAAAATTAGCATCGCGTTGCATCGCAAAATATGACTTAAACTCCTCATTATCTAAATAGGACTGTCACTAGATATGGTTTCTACGGGTAACATTCACAACGGTTCTTGTATATATGTTTTTTGATACAGGTCAATGAAGTGCTTTGAGAGATGTAGACTCCAAGCAGTGGCCGCTGTGTCGCTCGTTTCACTTCTCTTCCCAATAACTGGGCTGGAACGATCGACACAGCGGCAACTGATTGGAGTCATGAGAGATTAGACTTCGGCGAAACGTACTTACCATTGTTGAAAGTTAGGTTTTACATAGGTTGTTTGGCTTACAAAGCCATACACAAGCCATTACAAGACCATATCACTAAACTATCGAGTCTATCTCGTGACATCTGGAAATATTATACCTGATTTAAgcgtgtttttatttcttagaATATTAACCGCACTCGCTCACTGGATTTCCTGTCAAACGCTCGCTCAATTACGCACGAAGTCATTTGGCTACTTAATGAGAAAGTCTGCCAACCGGTAAGCCTTTGGAATAAGTTCTTTATTCATTAGCATTATATTTCAAGGCTAGATAGAACAATACTTTCACTTACTTTCACTCTAGAATACATTCACTGCGGTTAAGATGCCATCCTTGTgatatatacacctatttcaaaaggttgtcagtgcaaatggaaAATGGCGATtagcaaatggcagttctgcGACCGAAAATAACAatgcgtctcgaagaatatgataaatatcaaaacaattatccatttaaggttaccaatgcgtggctctgacattgctggaccTTATTTAACATCTTTATAAACGAATagttagtacccataagccatttaccatttgccattcgccatttgcactgacagcCTTTTGTGAAAAAGGTGTGaatatattttcatatttatGAATTTCGCTTGGGACAGTGAACTGCGGGAACACAAAGTTCAGTGTTTCTTCGTTCATGATTTTCACTAGGGTTGAATTTCACCTGGGTGAACGGGCATTCTGCCGTTACTccatatttttgctttaagaATGATATGTTTACTAACAGGATAGAGGTACGTTATCTTACGTAAACTTACTCCCGTGCTTGTTACCATTATAATTTAAGCCGCTGACCGAGGAGCAGGAGTTCCGGATAGCAAGCGCCCTCGCTAGTGTTGAGCCTGAGATGCTGAGGGCGGTAGAAACGTTTGGCATGGAAGACTTTGGAGACGACGAGGTGGGGAGGCTAACATATGATTAACAGGAAGGGAACTAAGGAGTTAGGGGTAGCTAGTACTGCTTGTCCCATTATCTGGTGCTCTCAGAACTGATCGAATAGGCTTTGTCAGATTTGCGTAAATGTGCCTTATAGCggaattcgttgttgcgcgaccatGCGACTCACGAAATTCTTAAGTCATGTCTGTTAAAAAGTTCGACTGATGGAGTCAAACGGTCCGCATACAAGATTGTTCGCGCCGCACGCTTTTGAAGCTTTAGAATTCTGTACTCCGACTCTTTGTCGCAAGATGACCATagcattaaaataattaatgcGTTGGTTTAATGGCAGGTACGAACGAATGTTTCTCAAGATAGCAATGCGGGAAGCGAGCTTTTTACATACTTTTTCTATGTGAATGTTAAATGACAACAAACTATCAATTTCAAGGCCCAAGAGATTTGCTTTGTTaacattatctaaaattgtaTTTACTTCGATTGAAATATTAAGTTGACTGTTTAATCTTGTGGCTAGCCGTTTTCCTGTAATCGTCAGAACCTTGGTCTTCGATTTATTAAGTGGTAGCTTGTTCGCAGCAGCCCAGGACTGAATTTCGCTTACAGAGGTGTTTAACGAGCGTTCCAGTTTTGAGATATTTTGGGTTTCCGCGGATGCTGTGACTGTTGTATCGTCAGCGTAAAGATCAATTTTAGAGCTTACATGCAATGGCAAGTCATTAatgaaaagaataaagaataaTGGACCCAAAATGCTCCCTTGCTAATCAACTAATCAATTCCATGACTGTGTGCAGTGAAATGGGTTATGACGCAACAGTTAAAGCCATCGATTGGTTTAGACGGCTGATTGACTACTGCTGAATGACTAcacgctattcccaaacgagacaaagattttgaatttgccgaggtcgcgcaacaacgaatttggctataatcTTTTCTTGTCAATGTCTATGCAAATTAAACTTATCTAaacttttttactttcttcTCCAGAGGGAAAAGTCGCAATCGTCCAAATCCAAGAGTAGGTTCTCTTTCAGTCGCCTAAAGTCTAAGAAGCCAGAGATAACTAAAGCGGTCACGGCGCCTGCAGGTATATCAGCAACTGTTTGTCCGTTTAGTGCCCTCTATAAGTGTCCGTCTGTTTCCCTACAAGTGCCCTCTATAAGTGTCCGTCTGTTCCCCTAAAAGTACTCTCCAAAGTGCTTTTCTGTCCGTCTTTCGGTCCGTTTGTCTGTATGTCCTTCTATCCATTCGTCCTTCTGTCGGTCAACTTGCCCGCTGCCCTTTCGTCCGTGTGTTTTTGACTGTCTTATTGTCtttaattttaattgtttGTGTGTGAGTTTTTGTCTGGACTTGTTTTGACTGTGtatctgtttttgtttcatgACTGTCTGtcttgacttttttttaactgtCTCCGTTCATGTTTCGTTTTGTTTGTATCTCTCTGTCCTATTGTCTTGACTGTCTCTTAGTTtgtctatttttgtttctgacTGCCTGTCTTGGTTCATGAACAGGTCGAATTATTCAGTTCTGGGCCGTAGAGGAGGTTTGCCGGTGGCTTGGTAACCAGGGCTTGGGAGAGTACTGCGAGTTATTCACCAAGCACGACATCCGGGGACCTGAGCTTCTCTCGCTCACTAGAAATGACCTTAAGGTTAGTGCAGATTGTGCAGAGAAACACTGACATACTCACATCGCAAAAGAAAATATGAACCATGCGCATAGGTTTTGCcgtggttgttgttgtggttgtcgtCGTTGTAGTTGCCGTTTTCCGTTGTCCCGTTGTGGTTGTGAATCTGAATGTGGTTGTCGTTTTCCGTTAAAGTTgtggttgtttgtttttttctgtagTGAAATTTCCTAGTGAACATCCTGTACTACTTCTAGCTGAAAGACATTTTGATTCGGCATTTTGGAAGGACGATCCAATCAAGTACTGGATAGCTCAAATTCACAACCATTAATGTCACAAAATTTTGATAACTTTATTTTGTCTCGCTAGGACCTTGGTGTTACCAAAGTCGGTCATATCAAGCGAATCCTAAGCGGGGTCAAACAGCTGTGTGGTGGTCTTTCGCCAAAATCTGCCGCCAAAATCGAGAGAACTGCCAGGTGTGAAGAGAAAACGTCAAAAACGCAATATATCGACAAAGAATACAGTCATTGATTGAAAAGGTTGCCGTCTCTCCAAAATATTTGATACATTTGATTCTCGTATTTATACTCAATAAGAAACCTCGCGCATGGACTTGTGAGtaatttccaagatggcggctctACGTGTTGCTGGAAACGATGTTTCTCACTGGATTTCTGATGGCTGCGGTTAATACTGGTCACCCATTCGTTCATATCACGGGGACTTTTCAGAGGTCTTTGATGCAGATACTACTGATTAGCATTAACCCAAAAACATCACCATGTAGAAACCTAGGGATGTGtaatttccaagatggcggtgcAACATATGTAAGATAAAGTTCCTTGAAAACAGGGTACAACGTACATATCAAGAAACAGTCGGCGTCTTTCATTGTACATTAGGATTTTGATTAGAGTTAGCatagataatagatagatgatAGGTAGATGATACTTTAACGGActgattattttgtaaaaaaaaaacttgatatACATCGGTAATATTATGAATTCTAGACCTAATAGGGAACGAGGGAAATATACCTATCCCGTGTTTTATAGTTAGGACTTaaaacattattattttacatttttatttgcCCAACTTcggtaaaaatgatttattaaTCAAAATTCTTCATATTCCAATAATCAATATAGGATATGAATTGTACAGTATAACAAAGTCATGTATTTAACTAGAGATAGGGGGATATGTAACGTAGTTATGGAGACAAGTTTTATACAATGTTTAAGAATTTCCACCATGCCATTCACGATTACGTCATTAGTTCTTTTCGCTTCATCGCAACGCAATCAAATTAGatgttatgatttttttttttatttagaattGTTTGAAATGTGTTCAATCGATAAGAGTTCGGGCTGGTTCCGATTTTACTCGTCGACACCTTTGTACTTATGATGCAACATTTCTTTCTCAGGAACACAAAACATTATGCGAATTTGTCAATTCAAAAATAGGAACAAACTGTTttggttgtttttatttgaaagacTGAGATCAATTTCCCAACTAATTTCTCTTAGGGATCTTATAAAGttcaagttaaaaaaaatccaaaaagcCGAGAAAAAACCTGGACAGAGGTGGGTTAGGAGGAATGACTATCCATATATAGACAGAACTCGACACCATTTAATATGATATTCTAAGCTCTTGACCCATCCACCCACTTTCGAAGTTTTCTTGAATTTTTGGAATCTTTGTTATGGTATCAGTGGTCCATTCAGCTTTACTTCTGTTTGGCTGTTTGGGTCACTTAGTTTGATAAAGTTAACATTTCAAGCGGCTATTATAATGGCAAATTGCAAATGGTAGTTCTTAGACCAAAGAGGCTCATATTGCGATCCCGTACATTGATGGATAATCGTAAATAATAATCGATTATAATCATTTTCAGACCACCTTTTGCCTCTTGACGCTCTTTTTAGGGTGTCTCTTTGTAGAcattactttctttttttcaaaacctCATCTACATAAAACTCACAGTGTATTAGTTTGTATGATGTTTTCTGTGTCTTAACAAACCTTTGCAGAATATAGCATATGTTGTGAATGATTATTATAAAAACTATTGAAAGGTTATTCAATGAAAATAacgcaaaaataaataacgaaATAAGCAATGTTGAAATCTTTGTTTTAgtaacagggccgtagcagggggtggggcactgggggcacgtgcccccccaataatttgaaaaattataaggaaatgaccagtaggggcttGGCCGCgctaaaaacgcctgcgagggaggctatGATCTTGGGAGTTGTGATAAGTTCCCAATAAAAAACACGATACTCGGCTCATGCATGCAAAAATAGATAACCCCTGTTTTTTGTATTCGAACTATTGCCAAAAACACCTTATTGTGATTAGTTTATACTCCGTGGACGGATTCTATTTAAATAAGAAGTAATCATCTGTATGGTAATGTGAATAATAGGAGAAAAAAATgcacccccgacgggactcgaacccgcaaTCTTCGGCTTACACAGAGCTCACCCGGCTCCCGTTTAGGAGGccgacgccttatccattaggccacggaGGCGAGCTGTCCAATGAGCAACAAAATATACTATTTATTGTCTGGCTCCTTTTTTAGTAGTCTCACTCGGTCAAAATATCCGGCGCGGTCACCCGTCAAACTCGTGATGTTAGGAAACAAGAAGAGTGGAATCATTACAGATAATCGATAAAAATTGCTCCCCAGGCAAAAGCAGGATAAGGTTTGAACATTTCAACAGAAATGGTGAGTATCTGAGTGTCTTGAACTTCAAAATGTATGTCTCTAATTAAATGATAAGGCGCAAAAGCTCGGATTTGATGAGGTTTGAAGATTGCCAAACAACTTCCAATCCCTCCAATTATAAAAGCCATTTGTTTTGCGACCATTAGTTCACGCGTATCTAAGTAACAAGTAGTTTTAGTTTAGtgataatgttaaaaaaagaaactgataaaatacaataaaatcatCTTTGCATCCCATGTCACTGTAGGACAAGCGTCTGCTTATGTTGACTAAACTCGGGAAAGAGATTTTATATTACTCAAGCTTAAATATCTCTAAACTATGTTTAAAATTTAGCATTGCAGGGTATAAGTAAGCACGGTCCATAAATGTGATTGTTATACAGAGATTATGGGCCAACCCGCACTGCCCGGaggcttgtttttgtttctggtTTTGTCTACTGTCAATAAAGGCGCGATATCGAACTTACTTACTTTGATATTTATACGATATTTACCATTAATCTAAAATCGGATATAAATCATATATTTTTCACAGGGTTCTCGTATCAGATATTTAGTCCATATTATAACAAAGCTTACAAATCTAATTTCTGATATTTATCAGATGTTATACCCTTAGAACTGCCATGTTGAACCTAGATTATTGCATCTCATGACTTGATAATatcagataatatcacaagATTTACACATAGAAAGTCCATCTAATTACTAATATATATCAGATACTAAAACTTTAGAACTGCTGTGTCAAACCTTGATTATTGCTTCTCACGACTTGATAATATCAGATGATATCACATATAGACTCATTCTACAAATGGACAGTCACAGTAGATGGCTTTTTACTTCCAAGGTTATAGATCTTCACATTGTAACAgcattttatttgtcattttatctagaatcatTGACTTTACGAAAAATCCAGCTTCAAA is a window from the Nematostella vectensis chromosome 9, jaNemVect1.1, whole genome shotgun sequence genome containing:
- the LOC5512407 gene encoding beta-4C adrenergic receptor, which translates into the protein MVTGLAHVISLTILSGLSAVVGVLGNLAVLVIVVKNTDFQRGMNIFIASLSLVDLVVCSVVQPVFIYLLYKDSESPLLQDFEDDVFGILVQCSFNLLFAIAVNRLVEITYPFRYNALATKTRLLVIICLLCVISVIQGLVFNTDKYESTEAIIQYLTILAVLMIYVRVYRVAVRHKNAIQAQFTSVAYNKSIIGSRLMREHKASTTTAIITVTFVVCYVPFSATNLTDPANEKVKLWTVALVNFSSAINAYIYALRSEKFKVAVKKELKEICCSKA